In Mycolicibacterium lutetiense, the sequence ATCCGTCCAGTCAGCTGTTGGCGCTGTCGATCGGGTCGTACGTGTGCCAGGCTCACGCCGCCAGACTCAACGACCAGGCCGTGCGGGATTTCGTCCTGCCGTTGGTACGCGACGATGTCCGGGCCGCCCATTCCTCGGAGAGCCCGACACCCGATGAGATCGACGCCGCCGCCACTGACTACATCCGTATCGCCACCGAACATCTCTGCTGACGCAGATCACCGCACCGCACGCGAGGAGCCCGAGTAACCCATGGCAAAAAATGCCGGCCGCAGGAAGCGGCATCGCATCCTGGCCCTGATCGCGGCCGCGGCGATGGCACTCGTCGTGGTGTTGGTGGTGACGATCGTGGTGATCGTGATGCGTCGTCCCGAGACGCCGTCGGGACCGCCGTCGGCCCAGCCCCCGGCCGGGGTGCCGGGCCCGTCGGCGACGCGTAAGCCGCGTCCGGAGTTCCAGTCCGCCGACTGTCCCGACGTCATGTTGCTCTCGATCCCCGGTACCTGGGAGTCGTCACCGGTGGACGACCCGTTCAACCCGACGCAGTTCCCGCTGTCGCTGATGAGCAATATCAGTCGGCCGATGGCCGAGCAGTTCGGGACGGACCGCCTCGAGGTGTACACGGTGCCCTACACCGCGCAGTTCCATAATCCGTTCTCCGCCGACAATCAGATGTCCTACGACGACAGTCGCGCCGAGGGGAAGCGCGCCGCGGTGAAGGCGATGACGGACATGAACGACCGGTGCCCGCTGACCAGCTATGTGATCGCCGGGTTTTCGCAGGGCGCGGTGATCGGTGGGGACCTGGCCAGCGACATCGGCAACGGGCGCGGCCCGGTGGACGAGGATCTGGTGCTGGGCGTGACGTTGATCGCCGATGGCCGCCGCCAGCTCGGCGTCGGTCAGGACGTGGGCCCGAACCCACCCGGCCAGGGCGCCGAGATCACGTTGCACGACTTGTCGGTGCTGTCCGGGATGGGCCTGACGATGACGGGTCCGCGCCAGGGCGGCTTCGGGGCGCTCGACGACCGGACCAACCAGATCTGCGGCAAGGGCGATCTGATCTGCTCGGCGCCCGAGGAGGCGTTCTCGATCTTCAACCTGCCCAAGACTCTGGAGACACTGACCGGCAGCGCGGCCGGACCGGTGCACGCCCTGTACAACACCCCGCAGTTCTGGGTGGAGAACGGGGAGACAGCCACGCAGTGGACGCTGAGCTGGGTCAAGGGCCTGGTGGACAACGCGCCTCACCCGAAGCACGGGTGACACCGGACACGCCCGGGACACGAATCGCGCGGTGGATTTGGTCGGGACCGTCACGGTCCCCTAACATTAAGAGAAAAATAAGAGCTTCGTGCGCGGGTTGTGGGTTGAATAGACCCGGCAACTGATTCGTGGCATGGATCGGCAAGCCCGGTACGATCGTCGGGTTTGGGTATGTGCTGGCCGCCGAGTGGCTGCGACGCACCACACCAGTGACGTGCGACAACGCGACGAGTACGGCTCTGACAGGAGAGTTAAATGCCGTTCATCAATCCGTTCATCAAGGACGGCCAGATCAAGTTCCCTGACGGCGCCAGCATCGTCGAACACGTCGAGCGTTGGGCGAGGGTTCGCAGCGACAAGCTGGCATACCGCTTCCTGGACTTTTCGACCGAACGCGACGGCGTCGCCCGCGACCTGACGTGGGCCCAGTTCAGTGCGCGCAACAAGGCGGTGGCCGCGCGCCTTCAGCAGGTCACCCAGCCCGGTGACCGCGTGGCCATTCTCTGTCCGCAGAACCTCGACTACCTCGTGGCGTTCTTCGGCGCGCTCTACGCCGGCCGTGTCGCGGTGCCGCTGTTCGACCCGTCGGAGCCCGGACACGTCGGCCGCCTGCACGCGGTGCTGGACGACTGCCACCCGTCGGCCATCCTGACCACCACCGACGCCGCCGAGGGCGTCCGCAAGTTCTTCCGCGGCCGGCCGGCCAACCAGCGTCCCCGGGTCATCGCCGTGGACGCCGTGCCCGACGACGTCGCCGCCACCTGGGTCCACTTCGAGGACGTCGACGAGTCGACCATCGCCTACCTCCAGTACACCTCCGGATCCACCCGAATCCCGACCGGTGTGCAGATCACCCACCTGAACATGGCCACCAACGTGGTGCAGATCGTCGAGGCGCTCGAAGGTGAGGAGGGCGACCGCGGCCTGTCCTGGCTGCCGTTCTTCCACGACATGGGTCTGGTCACCGGGTTGATCGCCCCGATGATCGGCCACTACTTCACCTTCATGACCCCGGCCGCCTTCGTGCGCCGCCCCGAGCGCTGGATCCGGGAGATGGCCCGCAAGGAAGGCGACATCGGCGGTGTCATCTCGGTGGCCCCGAACTTCGCGTTCGACCACGCCGCGGCCCGGGGTGTGCCGAAAGACGGCGCGCCACTCGACCTGTCCAACGTCAAGGCCGTGCTCAACGGCAGCGAGCCGATCTCGGCGGCCACCGTGCGCCGGTTCAACGAGGCGTTCAGCCCGTTCGGCTTCCCGGCCAAGGCCATCAAACCGTCCTACGGCCTGGCCGAGGCAACGTTGATGGTGTCGACCACCCCGGCTGCCGAAGAGCCCAAGATCATCTACGTCGACCGCGACGCGCTCAACAGCGGTCGCATCGTCGAGGTGGACGGCGATTCGATCAAGGCGGTTGCCCAGGCCTCGGCCGGCAAGGTCGGCGTCTCCGAGTGGGCCGTCATCGTGGATGCCGAGACCGCGACGGAGCTGCCCGACGGACAGGTCGGCGAGATCTGGATGAGCGGCCAGAACATGGGCACCGGGTACTGGGGTAAGCCCGAAGAGACTGTCGAGGTGTTCCAGAACACCCTCAAGTCGCGGACCAGCCCGTCACACGCCGAGGGTGCCGAAGACGACGCCACCTGGGTCCGCACCGGCGATTTCGGTGCCTTCTACGACGGTGATCTCTACATCACCGGTCGCGTGAAGGACCTTGTCATCATCGACGGCCGCAACCACTACCCGCAGGACCTGGAGTACTCGGCGCAGGAAGCCAGCAAGGCGCTGCGCACCGGCTACGTGGCGGCCTTCTCGGTGCCGGCCAACCAGCTGCCCGACGAGGTGTTCGAGAACGCGCACGCGGGGCTGCACCGTGACGACGACGACAGCTCTGAGCAGCTGGTCATCGTCGCCGAGCGGGCACCCGGCTCGCACAAGCTCGAAGTCGGTCCGATCACCGATGACATCCGCGCGGCGATCGCCGTACGGCACGGTGTGACCGTGCGCGACGTGCTGCTGACCGCCGCCGGCGCCGTTCCGCGTACCTCCAGCGGCAAGATCGGCCGTCGGGCCTGCCGTTCCGCGTACCTGGACGGCTCCCTGCGCAGCGGCAAGATCGCCAACGCATTCCCGGACGAGACGGACTGACTGAGCTAGGCACCACGCCGCCCAGCGCCGATGCATGACGAAGGTGACTTGAACATGGATGACACCCAGAGCAATTCGAATCTTCCAGCGACCACCGAGTCTGCAGGCCAGTCGGCCTCGGGTCCCGACCTGACCGTCGCGGAGATGCGGGAGTGGCTGCGCAAGGCGGTCGCCACCGCGACGAGCCAGTCGCCCGACGTGATCGACGAGACCACCCCGCTGATCGAGCTGGGTCTGTCCTCGCGTGACGCGGTGGCCATGGCCAGCGACATCGAGGACCTCACCGGGGTCACGCTGACCGCCACGGTGCTCTTCCGGCACCCGACCATCGAGTCGCTGGCGACGGTGATCATCGAAGGCGAGCCCGAGCCCGAGGACACCGGTGACGAGGACTGGTCGCGCACCGCGGATGTCGAGGACATCGCCATCGTCGGCGTCGCAACCCGCTTCCCGGGGGACATGAACTCCCCCGATGAGATGTGGGACGCGCTGCTCGCCGGGAAGGACGCCATCACCGACCTGCCCGAGGGGCGCTGGGAGGAATTCCTCGCCGAGCCGCGGATCGCCGAACGTGTCGGCAAGGCCAGCATTCGCGGCGGCTATCTCTCGGATATCAAGGGTTTCGACTCCGAGTTCTTCGCGCTGTCGAAGATGGAGGCCGACAACATCGATCCGCAGCAGCGGATGGCGCTGGAACTGACCTGGCAGGCCCTCGAGCATGCCCGCATCCCGGCGTCGAGCCTGCGCGGCACCAATGTCGCTGTGTACGTGGGTAGTTCCAACAATGACTACCAGTTCCTGGCCCTGATGGACCCGACGGCGGCGCACCCGTACGCGATCACCGGCACCGCCACCTCGATCATCGCCAACCGGGTGTCCTACTTCTACGACTTCCGCGGACCGTCGGTGTCGGTGGACACCGCCTGCTCCAGCTCGCTGGTCGCCGCGCACCAGGGTGTGCAGGCGCTGCGCTCCGGCGAGGCCGACGTGGCCATCGTCGGCGGGGTGAACGCCATGATCACGCCGATCGTCACCATCGGTTTCGACGAGGTCGGCGGGGTACTGGCCCCGGACGGCCGGATCAAGTCGTTCTCGTCGGACGCCAACGGATATGCCCGCTCCGAGGGTGGCGGCATGCTGGTGTTCAAGCGGGTCTCCGATGCCCGCCGCGACGGGGACACCATCCTCGCCGTGATTGCCGGCAGCGCGGTCAACCACGACGGCCGGTCGAACGGCATGCTCGCGCCCAACCCGGACGCGCAGGAAGACGTGCTGCGCAAGGCTTACAAGGACGCCGGGATCAACCCGCGTGACGTCGACTACATCGAGGCGCACGGCACCGGCACCATCCTGGGTGACCCGATCGAGGCCGACGCACTGGGTCGGGTGGTGGGCCGCGGTCGCGATGCCGACAAGCCTGCCCTGCTTGGTGCGGTGAAATCCAATGTGGGACACCTGGAGTCGGCCGCCGGCGCGGCCAGCCTGGCGAAGATGACGTTGTCGCTGCAGCGCGACAAGCTGCCCCCGTCGATCAACTACGCGGGCCCCAACCCCTACATCGACTTCGACAAGGAACACCTCAAGGTCAACGACACACTCTCGGAGTGGCCGCGCTACAGCGGGCACGCCATCACCGGTGTCTCGGGCTTCGGCTTCGGTGGTGCCAACGCCCACCTGGTGCTGCGCGAGGTGCTGCCGTCGGATCTGGTGGAACCGCAGCCGGAACCCGAAGCCGTTGAGAGCAAGTCGGCCTCAGAGGACGCCGAGACTCCCGTCGGCGGCGTGCGGATGGACGAGTACGGCGAGTTTATTCATGACGACGATGAACCGAATGAACACTCGGCCTACGGCTCGGCCACGTATGACGAGCCGAACTACGAACTGCCCGGCCTGACCGATGAGGCGCTGCGACTGATCGAGGCAGCCCGCGAGGAGCTGGCGGCAGCAGAAGCTGCTGAACCGACCAAGAAGGTTGTCCCGCTTGCGATCTCGGCGTTCCTGAGCTCACGCAAGAAGGTCGCCGCGGCTGAGCTGGCGGACTGGATCGACAGCGAAGAGGGTCGCGCGTCGTCGCTCGAATCCATCGGACGCTCGCTGTCGCGCCGCAGCCACGGCCGTTCCCGTGCGGTGGTGCTGGCACATGACCATGACGAGGCGATCAAGGGCCTGCGGGCGATCGCCGACGGCAAGCAGCATCCGACGGTGATCTCGGCCGACGGCCCGGTGACCAACGGGCCGGTGTGGGTGCTCGCCGGATTCGGTGCGCAGCACCGCAAGATGGGCAAGAGCCTGTACCTGCGCGAGCCGGTCTTCGCCGAGTGGATCAACAAGGTCGATGCGCATATCCAGGATGAGCGCGGGTACTCCATCGTCGAGCTGATTCTCGACGACGCGATCGACTACACCAACGACACCTGCGAATACCCCATCGAAGTGGTCCAGACGGTGATCTTCGCCCTCCAGATCGCGCTGGGTGAGTTCCTCAAGGCTCACGGTGCGAAACCCGGTGCGGTGGTGGGACAGTCGCTCGGTGAGGCGGCCGCCGCCTACTTCGCCGGCGGCCTGTCGCTGGCCGACGCCACCCGGACCATCTGCTCGCGCGCACACCTGATGGGTGAGGGCGAGGCGATGCTGTTCGGCGAGTACATCCGGCTCATGGCGCTCGTGGAGTACTCGGCCGACGAGAT encodes:
- the fadD32 gene encoding long-chain-fatty-acid--AMP ligase FadD32, whose amino-acid sequence is MPFINPFIKDGQIKFPDGASIVEHVERWARVRSDKLAYRFLDFSTERDGVARDLTWAQFSARNKAVAARLQQVTQPGDRVAILCPQNLDYLVAFFGALYAGRVAVPLFDPSEPGHVGRLHAVLDDCHPSAILTTTDAAEGVRKFFRGRPANQRPRVIAVDAVPDDVAATWVHFEDVDESTIAYLQYTSGSTRIPTGVQITHLNMATNVVQIVEALEGEEGDRGLSWLPFFHDMGLVTGLIAPMIGHYFTFMTPAAFVRRPERWIREMARKEGDIGGVISVAPNFAFDHAAARGVPKDGAPLDLSNVKAVLNGSEPISAATVRRFNEAFSPFGFPAKAIKPSYGLAEATLMVSTTPAAEEPKIIYVDRDALNSGRIVEVDGDSIKAVAQASAGKVGVSEWAVIVDAETATELPDGQVGEIWMSGQNMGTGYWGKPEETVEVFQNTLKSRTSPSHAEGAEDDATWVRTGDFGAFYDGDLYITGRVKDLVIIDGRNHYPQDLEYSAQEASKALRTGYVAAFSVPANQLPDEVFENAHAGLHRDDDDSSEQLVIVAERAPGSHKLEVGPITDDIRAAIAVRHGVTVRDVLLTAAGAVPRTSSGKIGRRACRSAYLDGSLRSGKIANAFPDETD
- the culp6 gene encoding carboxylesterase Culp6, which produces MAKNAGRRKRHRILALIAAAAMALVVVLVVTIVVIVMRRPETPSGPPSAQPPAGVPGPSATRKPRPEFQSADCPDVMLLSIPGTWESSPVDDPFNPTQFPLSLMSNISRPMAEQFGTDRLEVYTVPYTAQFHNPFSADNQMSYDDSRAEGKRAAVKAMTDMNDRCPLTSYVIAGFSQGAVIGGDLASDIGNGRGPVDEDLVLGVTLIADGRRQLGVGQDVGPNPPGQGAEITLHDLSVLSGMGLTMTGPRQGGFGALDDRTNQICGKGDLICSAPEEAFSIFNLPKTLETLTGSAAGPVHALYNTPQFWVENGETATQWTLSWVKGLVDNAPHPKHG